In Geotrypetes seraphini chromosome 4, aGeoSer1.1, whole genome shotgun sequence, a single window of DNA contains:
- the NKX2-3 gene encoding homeobox protein Nkx-2.3, with product MMLPSPVTSTPFSVKDILNLEHQGQQQVPHHHHQHHAHLHQDLEAPFHPASCMLAAGDRPSFSDGEEKLPYLNSMGAAENHGEVGISPERYVHTALHSSCEHKEDDDEEEDEEEEEEEAVRDQTHKNCFLKKSPETDDSKREDSDRPKQRSRRKPRVLFSQAQVFELERRFKQQRYLSAPEREHLASSLKLTSTQVKIWFQNRRYKCKRQRQDKSLEMGGHRHPPPPRRVAVPVLVRDGKPCIGGSQGYNAPYSVGAGAYTYNSYPAYSYNNTPPYNSSYSCNYSSVPSMPGGAASPFMNVSSLAQLSNTAQPQSHQGTTVPSCQGTLQGIRAW from the exons ATGATGTTACCAAGCCCAGTCACTTCCACACCTTTCTCTGTCAAAGACATCCTAAATCTGGAGCACCAGGGTCAGCAGCAAGTTCCTCACCATCACCATCAGCACCATGCACACTTGCATCAGGACCTGGAGGCGCCCTTCCACCCGGCCTCCTGTATGCTGGCAGCCGGGGACAGACCCAGTTTCTCGGATGGAGAAGAGAAATTGCCCTATCTGAACTCAATGGGAGCTGCCGAGAATCACGGGGAGGTGGGAATCTCTCCTGAAAGGTATGTGCACACAGCTCTTCACAGCTCCTGTGAGCATAAAGAAGACGACGACGAGGAGGAggatgaggaggaggaagaagaagaagccgTAAGAGACCAGACACACA AGAATTGCTTCTTGAAGAAATCTCCTGAGACGGACGACAGCAAGCGAGAGGATTCGGACAGGCCAAAACAGAGAAGCCGAAGGAAGCCCCGGGTGCTCTTTTCCCAGGCGCAGGTCTTTGAACTGGAGAGGAGGTTCAAGCAGCAGCGGTACCTCTCTGCCCCCGAGAGGGAGCACCTGGCCAGCAGCCTGAAGCTCACGTCCACCCAGGTGAAGATCTGGTTCCAGAACAGGCGCTACAAATGCAAGAGGCAGCGTCAAGACAAGTCTCTGGAAATGGGGGGGCATCGTCACCCGCCCCCTCCTCGGAGGGTGGCAGTGCCGGTGCTGGTGAGGGACGGGAAACCTTGCATCGGCGGCTCCCAGGGCTACAACGCGCCTTACAGCGTGGGAGCCGGCGCTTACACGTACAACAGCTACCCGGCCTACAGCTACAACAATACTCCTCCCTACAACAGCAGCTACAGCTGCAATTATTCCAGCGTGCCCAGCATGCCCGGTGGGGCGGCCAGTCCTTTCATGAACGTCAGCAGCCTGGCTCAGCTCAGCAACACGGCCCAGCCTCAGAGCCACCAAGGAACTACAGTGCCTTCTTGCCAGGGGACTTTACAGGGAATCCGGGCCTGGTAG